A DNA window from Vigna angularis cultivar LongXiaoDou No.4 chromosome 1, ASM1680809v1, whole genome shotgun sequence contains the following coding sequences:
- the LOC108338821 gene encoding uncharacterized protein LOC108338821: protein MGSPTSRIVFRTVTVALLLLLVFYIGRPLYWKISATVHDIRNNKQTVRQGISQIVMEAQKSVGWYHDESDSGVRANSRKLLLHNPPSSLFV, encoded by the exons atggGTTCACCAACATCAAGGATTGTTTTCCGTACTGTGACGGTGgcgcttttgcttcttcttgtcTTCTACATTGGTCGCCCTCTGTACTGGAAAATCTCCGCCACCGTCCACGATATCCGCAACAACAAGCAAACCGTCAGACaag GTATTTCCCAAATCGTCATGGAGGCTCAGAAATCGGTGGGGTGGTATCACGACGAGTCCGACTCAGGGGTCCGAGCCAACAGCCGAAAGCTGCTTCTTCACAATCCCCCTTCTTCACTTTTTGTGTAG